A part of Prolixibacteraceae bacterium genomic DNA contains:
- a CDS encoding T9SS type A sorting domain-containing protein yields MKNYLLILLLFITGVCSAQNWTTVGSKKISNLRSMARLNDEVIALLGTNQVVKVDYAGGTTTNFIPTSSFSPGVQLTDIFVSTAGEIFCVDKGNKKVVVFDNAGIKQREVNVTVDSPYACILRSDGTLWVGGKGIEVYQAGARINTIDGMTSSSDLLSSIKDFCEINNELYFIDRNRGVFKVDGIAGSKVLDNQNYRNSAMYHKSHQMAPFKNMLMIVAQSSVGLGHGLYEFGIPVNYSAFVEAIGTSKSGVYGVVAMDDYLLISGDDGVKRVDYNDVVAPTLTINSYEVTSSNSIEVDFTCDEDAEVTLDVFQNGVKVNTQKIDYAFSSIHRNVTIAGLTQGETTYVVLKAIDADSNASPDVRSNEKVLDLVVKMNQLTRRDPNTLDYYIESNLAGDLYYVLSDDIDNKAEYKTSAAIVAAHGVVNAGLIKRGGELKTLGFNYLVNKRIYYTVRSATGVTTNMASRKVMAMDDIDEISNKVLYTLTGVGSALSETWVNKHVKYTTDRAKTALAKVGNYQIIPGLDPYVLKLQKGDQDDIDRGHLRGMITEVLFPLSIAYNLNDPTNAYYHNATVRDGIIQLFKYANARSFDDKCYTEFRGGGIYLTLSGYFYSSFLMRDELIKDGFWSEVLATCSHWTSWNLLERIDKDGGIVFSRWNDLDRKKSRNSDLMRSFNRNKLLTVLMTGSQKKTRVSDMQGLVKLINEGCQLSPGWGGMIKNDYTGYHHHGFWANAYNADAVREASEMANYLSGTTYSLGATALDNLANYWLAYTFYSNKYDTANGVTGRFPTNRSSLLNNSISILSISKALPNGSLKEKLQRHFIDLWNSTDYVKDQRARNVKCSIGYSGGVGNWLEANSFISTTKLAPLMYAKGNRTFPYAAFQVHRHNNKTVSVKGFNKYVWDYESNGEQNFYGYHQSHGALEIIGTNDTNINAPSASASGWNSNGYDWSHIPGVTGYKMPLAKLLERNKSFPYARFCFDYFAGGVSLLNEFGMYGYRFKDVRTLNSGSISMRANKSYTFFGDFVVCVGSNIQGTLSAYPVHTSVLQNFLSNTAAPTVVNSTSHSGLAFSESITTKSPLKLEDTKGNAYYFPNGEHVQIRRELQNSRDDRNKKDTHGEFEQVYIDHGTQPKGTGYVYVISLEGKTLNDKIAANPSDFFNVLEQSGDAHIVYSKERNLYGYSFFKAGIVKTKKGVIESIDSDAMAMVKEDGNFVDFSLTHLDLGLLAKNRYLSQVWSIKDGDRWNDPQEQLVSVKLRGEWNLLSNAAGRVVSNGYDAKTNFTSLQFRSIDAKSLEIRLEKVGIAMATGDSNMNSYRMYPNPTNSLFRISGSKSTAKNRVVIYDILGAVVKVVNDYVLNNTIDISSLCNGVYTIEIYDDMNVRSSCQKIVKI; encoded by the coding sequence ATGAAAAATTATTTATTAATTCTACTGTTGTTTATTACTGGGGTCTGTAGTGCTCAGAATTGGACAACTGTTGGTAGTAAAAAGATCTCAAATTTGAGATCCATGGCTCGTTTAAATGATGAGGTGATTGCACTTTTAGGGACTAATCAGGTGGTTAAAGTCGATTATGCAGGGGGAACCACTACGAACTTTATCCCAACTTCTTCTTTTAGTCCTGGAGTTCAGTTAACTGATATCTTTGTATCAACTGCAGGAGAGATATTTTGTGTTGATAAAGGGAACAAGAAGGTTGTTGTTTTTGACAATGCTGGAATAAAGCAACGAGAGGTTAATGTAACCGTAGATAGTCCTTATGCCTGTATTTTAAGATCAGATGGTACTCTATGGGTTGGCGGGAAAGGAATTGAAGTTTATCAAGCAGGAGCTCGTATAAATACAATTGATGGAATGACTTCATCATCTGACCTTTTATCAAGTATAAAAGATTTTTGTGAAATAAACAACGAACTATATTTTATTGATCGTAATAGAGGTGTCTTTAAGGTAGATGGTATTGCTGGATCAAAGGTTCTTGATAATCAGAATTATCGTAATTCAGCAATGTACCATAAGTCGCATCAGATGGCCCCATTTAAGAATATGTTGATGATTGTGGCACAATCTTCTGTAGGTCTTGGGCATGGACTTTATGAGTTTGGAATTCCTGTGAATTACTCGGCATTTGTTGAAGCTATAGGTACGAGTAAATCAGGGGTCTATGGAGTCGTTGCAATGGATGATTATTTATTAATTTCAGGAGATGATGGGGTTAAAAGAGTAGATTATAATGACGTTGTTGCTCCAACATTAACAATCAATAGTTATGAGGTAACTTCATCTAATTCAATAGAGGTTGATTTCACTTGTGATGAAGATGCAGAGGTAACTTTAGACGTTTTTCAAAATGGAGTTAAAGTAAATACGCAAAAAATAGACTATGCATTTTCATCAATTCATAGAAATGTTACGATTGCTGGGTTAACACAGGGAGAAACAACTTATGTCGTTTTAAAAGCGATTGATGCAGATTCAAATGCATCACCTGATGTGAGGTCGAACGAAAAAGTGTTAGATTTAGTGGTTAAGATGAATCAATTAACTCGTAGAGATCCTAACACATTAGATTATTATATTGAATCAAACCTTGCAGGTGATCTTTATTATGTACTTAGTGACGATATTGATAATAAAGCTGAATATAAAACATCAGCAGCAATAGTTGCAGCACATGGAGTTGTAAATGCAGGGTTAATTAAACGAGGTGGAGAACTGAAGACTTTAGGGTTTAATTATTTAGTGAATAAGCGTATTTATTACACTGTACGTAGTGCCACGGGTGTTACTACCAATATGGCAAGCCGTAAGGTAATGGCAATGGATGATATAGATGAAATCAGTAATAAAGTATTGTATACACTGACTGGTGTAGGAAGTGCGCTGTCAGAGACTTGGGTGAATAAGCATGTCAAATACACAACTGATAGAGCAAAAACAGCATTAGCTAAGGTTGGAAATTATCAGATCATCCCTGGTTTGGATCCGTATGTGTTAAAACTTCAAAAAGGAGATCAAGATGATATAGATAGGGGACATCTTAGAGGAATGATTACCGAAGTTTTGTTTCCTCTGTCGATTGCGTATAACCTTAATGATCCTACAAATGCCTACTATCATAATGCTACTGTAAGGGATGGTATTATTCAACTATTCAAATATGCTAATGCACGTAGTTTTGATGATAAATGTTATACTGAGTTTAGAGGAGGAGGTATTTATTTGACTTTATCTGGATACTTCTATTCGTCTTTTTTGATGCGTGATGAGTTAATTAAAGATGGCTTTTGGTCTGAAGTCCTTGCGACTTGTAGTCACTGGACTTCATGGAATTTGCTTGAACGAATCGACAAAGATGGAGGAATTGTTTTTTCTAGGTGGAATGATTTAGATCGAAAGAAGTCGAGAAATTCCGATTTGATGAGATCTTTCAACCGAAATAAACTTCTTACAGTATTGATGACTGGATCTCAGAAAAAAACAAGAGTTTCAGATATGCAGGGTTTGGTGAAACTCATTAATGAGGGGTGTCAGTTATCTCCAGGATGGGGAGGTATGATAAAGAATGATTATACGGGATATCATCACCATGGTTTTTGGGCTAATGCATATAATGCAGATGCCGTTAGAGAAGCTTCAGAGATGGCAAACTATTTATCAGGTACAACATACTCATTGGGAGCAACAGCTTTGGATAATTTGGCAAATTATTGGTTGGCATATACTTTCTATTCTAATAAATATGATACTGCCAATGGGGTGACAGGACGTTTTCCGACAAATAGAAGTTCTTTACTAAATAATAGCATTTCAATTCTATCTATCTCAAAAGCACTTCCAAATGGAAGCCTGAAAGAAAAATTGCAAAGACATTTTATAGATCTGTGGAATAGTACAGATTATGTAAAAGATCAAAGAGCCCGAAATGTAAAATGCTCTATTGGTTATAGTGGTGGAGTCGGGAACTGGCTTGAAGCAAATAGCTTTATCAGTACAACAAAATTAGCTCCATTGATGTATGCCAAAGGTAATAGAACTTTTCCATATGCAGCATTCCAAGTTCACCGGCATAATAATAAAACAGTATCTGTAAAAGGATTTAATAAGTATGTTTGGGATTATGAGAGTAATGGAGAACAAAATTTCTATGGTTATCATCAATCACATGGAGCATTAGAGATCATTGGAACTAATGATACAAATATAAATGCTCCTTCCGCTTCTGCTTCTGGATGGAATTCGAATGGGTATGATTGGAGTCATATCCCAGGAGTAACAGGTTACAAGATGCCATTGGCGAAATTGCTTGAACGTAATAAAAGTTTTCCATATGCAAGATTTTGTTTTGATTACTTTGCTGGAGGGGTATCCTTACTGAATGAATTTGGGATGTATGGCTATAGATTTAAAGATGTTCGTACTTTAAACTCGGGGTCTATTTCAATGAGAGCGAATAAATCTTACACTTTCTTTGGTGATTTTGTCGTATGTGTGGGTAGTAATATACAGGGAACATTGAGTGCTTATCCTGTTCATACTTCAGTCCTACAGAATTTCTTAAGTAATACTGCAGCGCCAACAGTTGTAAATTCAACGAGTCATAGTGGATTGGCTTTTAGTGAAAGTATTACAACTAAAAGTCCTTTAAAATTAGAGGACACTAAAGGGAATGCATATTATTTTCCTAATGGGGAGCATGTTCAAATTCGACGTGAATTACAAAATTCTAGAGATGATCGAAATAAAAAAGATACACATGGGGAGTTTGAACAAGTTTATATTGATCATGGAACACAACCTAAAGGTACAGGATATGTATATGTCATCTCTTTAGAAGGAAAAACTCTTAATGACAAAATTGCTGCAAATCCATCAGACTTCTTTAATGTATTAGAGCAGAGTGGAGATGCACATATTGTATATTCTAAAGAAAGGAACTTATATGGATACAGTTTTTTTAAAGCTGGAATTGTTAAAACGAAGAAAGGTGTTATTGAAAGTATTGATTCTGATGCTATGGCTATGGTAAAAGAGGATGGTAACTTTGTTGATTTTTCTCTTACACATCTTGATTTAGGACTTCTTGCAAAGAATCGTTATTTATCTCAAGTTTGGAGTATCAAAGATGGAGATCGTTGGAATGATCCACAAGAACAATTGGTAAGTGTTAAGTTGCGAGGAGAATGGAATCTTCTCAGTAACGCTGCAGGAAGAGTTGTTTCGAATGGATATGATGCTAAAACAAACTTTACATCTCTTCAATTTAGATCAATAGATGCTAAATCTCTTGAAATAAGACTTGAAAAAGTGGGTATAGCAATGGCTACAGGTGACAGTAATATGAATTCATATAGAATGTACCCTAATCCAACGAATTCGTTATTCCGTATTTCGGGATCAAAAAGCACTGCCAAAAATAGAGTGGTTATCTACGATATTCTTGGTGCAGTTGTAAAAGTTGTGAATGATTATGTTCTAAATAATACTATTGATATTTCATCATTGTGTAATGGTGTATATACAATAGAAATTTATGATGATATGAATGTTCGATCATCATGTCAAAAGATCGTCAAAATATAA
- a CDS encoding glycoside hydrolase family 88 protein, producing MNRVSKSIMGALTLLLVWGCQEQKEAKDQWFYDAMKISVEQVKLAANHFKPGENPRSIESDGSVRLAGPKDWTCGFFPGTIWYAYEASQDIELKQKAAQFTESLDEVKNYTHTHDLGFMLYCSYGNGFRLTQNPSYKEVIMQGSKSLCSRFNSKVGAIRSWDFGEWQYPVIVDNMMNLEMLMWASNNGGDASFKEISISHANKTMANHFRDDYSSYHVLSYDTLTGKVISKGTYQGYSDDSAWARGQGWGLYGYTYMYGQTKDTKYLEQARHIAKFIMTHPRMPKDKVAYWDFDAPNIPEAPRDASAAAVIATALLDLSQVVDNGDEYFNYAEDILKSLSTEKYLAKPGTNKLFVLKHSVGALPKDSEIDVPINYADYYYLEAMIKYAHLKNMPLKK from the coding sequence ATGAATAGAGTTTCTAAGTCAATTATGGGAGCTTTGACGCTACTACTAGTATGGGGGTGTCAAGAACAGAAGGAGGCAAAAGATCAGTGGTTTTATGATGCAATGAAAATATCGGTAGAGCAAGTTAAGTTGGCTGCTAATCATTTTAAACCAGGAGAGAACCCTCGTTCTATAGAATCTGATGGTTCAGTTCGATTGGCTGGTCCTAAAGATTGGACATGTGGTTTCTTTCCCGGAACTATATGGTATGCATATGAGGCATCACAGGATATTGAATTAAAACAGAAGGCTGCTCAATTTACCGAATCATTAGATGAAGTGAAGAATTATACACACACACATGATCTTGGTTTTATGTTATATTGTTCATATGGAAATGGTTTTCGTTTGACCCAAAATCCTTCATATAAAGAGGTGATAATGCAAGGGTCTAAATCATTATGTAGTCGTTTTAACTCTAAAGTAGGAGCGATTCGTTCATGGGATTTTGGTGAGTGGCAATATCCAGTTATTGTTGATAATATGATGAATCTCGAAATGTTGATGTGGGCGTCTAATAATGGAGGTGATGCAAGTTTTAAGGAGATATCTATTAGCCATGCTAACAAGACAATGGCAAACCATTTTCGTGATGATTATAGCTCATATCATGTATTAAGTTACGACACTCTTACTGGAAAGGTAATTAGTAAAGGAACTTATCAAGGATATTCGGATGATTCTGCATGGGCTAGAGGACAAGGTTGGGGATTGTACGGTTATACATACATGTATGGTCAGACAAAAGACACTAAATATCTTGAGCAGGCGAGACATATTGCAAAATTTATTATGACACATCCACGTATGCCTAAAGATAAGGTGGCATATTGGGATTTCGATGCACCGAACATTCCAGAAGCGCCAAGAGATGCCTCAGCTGCGGCTGTTATTGCAACAGCCTTATTAGATTTGAGTCAGGTAGTTGATAATGGGGATGAATATTTCAATTATGCGGAAGATATTTTGAAGAGTTTATCTACAGAAAAATATTTGGCAAAACCTGGAACGAACAAACTATTTGTGTTGAAGCATAGTGTTGGTGCTTTGCCCAAGGATTCTGAGATTGATGTTCCAATCAATTATGCTGATTATTACTATTTAGAAGCAATGATCAAGTATGCTCATTTGAAAAATATGCCACTAAAGAAATAA